A genomic stretch from Anomalospiza imberbis isolate Cuckoo-Finch-1a 21T00152 chromosome 9, ASM3175350v1, whole genome shotgun sequence includes:
- the RAD54L gene encoding DNA repair and recombination protein RAD54-like isoform X2 → MRRSLAPSQLAKRKAGDGDEEEEEEDWQPPTGRKRQKAAAETESGECYRSPFRKPLAQLTNRPHCLDSSQHEAFIRSILSKPFKVPIPNYKGPLGLRSLGVKRAGLRGPLHDPFEEGALVLYEPPVLSAHDQLKIDKDKAPVHVVVDPVLSRVLRPHQREGVKFLWDCVTSRRIPGSHGCIMADEMGLGKTLQCITLMWTLLRQSPECKPEIEKAVVVSPSSLVRNWYNEVEKWLGGRIQPLAIDGGSKEEIDRKLVGFMSQHGLRVPSPILIISYETFRLHAEVLQKGSVGLVICDEGHRLKNSENQTYQALNSLNTPRRVLISGTPIQNDLLEYFSLVHFVNSGILGTAQEFKRHFEMPILKGRDADASEAERHKGEERLKELISIVNRCLIRRTSDILSKYLPVKIEQVVCCRLTPLQTELYKNFLKQAKPVEELKEGKISVSSLSSITSLKKLCNHPALIYDKCVEEEEGFMGALGLFPSGYSTKSVEPQLSGKMLVLDYILAVTKSTSNDKVVLVSNYTQTLDLFEKLCRSRRYLYVRLDGTMSIKKRAKIVERFNSPSSPEFIFMLSSKAGGCGLNLIGANRLVMFDPDWNPANDEQAMARVWRDGQKKMCYIYRLLSTGTIEEKIFQRQTHKKALSSCVVDEEQDVERHFSLGELKELFTLNETTTSDTHDKIKCRRCVNGHQVRPPPDGSDCTSDLSQWHHCADRRGLQDSVLKAAWDAAVTFTFHHHSHEEQRGIP, encoded by the exons ATG AGGAGGAGCCTGGCCCCCAGCCAGCTGGCCAAGAGGAAGGCGGGCGAtggagatgaggaagaggaggaggaggactgGCAGCCCCCGACG GGCCGGAAGAGGCAGaaggcagctgctgaaacagAGAGTGGAGAATGCTACCGCTCACCTTTCCGCAAACCCTTGGCTCAGCTGACCAACAGACCCCACTGCCTGGACAGCAGTCAGCAC GAGGCTTTTATCCGCAGTATTTTGTCCAAACCCTTCAAAGTCCCCATTCCAAATTATAAAG GGCCCCTGGGCTTGCGCTCGCTGGGAGTCAAACGGGCAGGACTGAGGGGTCCTCTCCATGACCCATTTGAGGAAGGAGCTCTGGTTCTGTACGAGCCCCCGGTGCTGAGTGCCCATGACCAGCTGAAAATAGACAA ggacaaggcacctgTCCATGTTGTGGTGGATCCTGTCCTCAGCCGTGTTTTACGACCCCATCAGAGAGAA GGGGTGAAATTCCTCTGGGACTGTGTGACGAGCCGGCGGATCCCTGGGAGCCATGGCTGTATCATGGCAGATGAAATGGGGCTGGGCAAAACTCTCCAGTGCATCACACTCATGTGGACGCTTCTCCGGCAAAGCCCGGAGTGCAAGCCTGAAATTGAGAAAGCCGTGGTGGTGTCTCCCTCCAGCCTGGTGAGAAACTGGTACAATGAAGTAGAGAAATGGCTGGGGGGAAGGATCCAGCCACTGGCCATTGATGGAGGCTCCAAAGAAGAGATCGACCGTAAACTAG TTGGCTTTATGAGCCAGCATGGCCTGCGAGTGCCTTCACCCATCCTGATTATCTCCTATGAGACCTTCCGACTGCACGCCGAGGTGCTGCAGAAGGGCAGCGTTGGGCTGGTCATATGTGATGAG GGCCACAGACTGAAGAACTCTGAAAACCAAACTTACCAGGCTCTTAACAGCTTAAATACACCTCGACGAGTCCTTATCTCGGGCACCCCTATTCAGAATGACCTGCTGGAGTATTTCAGCCTGGTGCACTTTGTCAATTCGGGCATCCTGG GAACTGCACAGgaatttaaaagacattttgaaATGCCCATCTTGAAAGGAAGAGATGCAGATGCAAGTGAAGCTGAGCGACACAAGGGAGAAGAGAGGCTTAAAGAGCTGATCAGTATTGTGAACAG GTGTTTAATTCGGAGAACTTCAGACATCCTGTCCAAATACCTGCCAGTGAAGATTGAACAGGTGGTCTGCTGCAG ACTGACACCTCTGCAGACTGAGCTGTACAAGAACTTCCTGAAGCAAGCCAAGCCAGTGGAGGAGCTGAAGGAGGGCAAAATCAGTGTTTCATCTCTCTCTTCCATCACATCCTTGAAGAAGCTCTGTAATC ATCCTGCTCTTATCTATGATAAGTGTGTAGAAGAGGAAGAGGGATTTATGGGAGCCCTGGGTTTGTTCCCTTCTGGCTACAGCACCAAATCCGTGGAGCCCCAGCTCTCAG GAAAGATGCTGGTTTTGGATTACATCCTTGCTGTTACCAAAAGCACCAGTAATGACAAGGTGGTTTTAGTGTCTAACTACACTCAGACACTGGATCTATTTGAAAAGCTCTGCCGGAGCAGAAG GTATCTGTATGTCCGGCTGGATGGCACCATGTCCATTAAAAAGAGAGCGAAGATTGTGGAGCGGTTCAACAGCCCCTCG AGCCCTGAGTTCATCTTCATGTTAAGCAGCAAAGCAGGTGGCTGTGGTTTGAACCTGATTGGGGCCAACAGGCTGGTGATGTTCGACCCTGACTGGAACCCGGCCAATGACGAGCAGGCCATGGCTCGCGTGTGGCGGGATGGCCAGAAGAAGATGTGCTACATCTACCGACTGCTTTCG ACGGGGACCATAGAGGAGAAGATATTCCAGCGCCAGACCCACAAGAAAGCCCTGAGCAGCTGTGTGGTGGATGAAGAGCAGGATGTAGAAAGGCATTTCTCCCTTGGGGAGCTGAAGGAGCTCTTCACGTTGAATGAGACCACCACCAGTGACACCCATGACAA GATCAAGTGTCGCCGCTGTGTGAACGGGCACCAGGTGCGGCCCCCTCCCGACGGCTCCGACTGCACCTCGGACCTGTCCCAGTGGCACCACTGCGCGGACAGGCGGGGGCTGCAGGACTCTGTGCTGAAGGCAGCGTGGGACGCTGCTGTCACCTTCACTTTCCATCATCACTCCCACGAGGAGCAGCGAGGGATTCCCTAA
- the RAD54L gene encoding DNA repair and recombination protein RAD54-like isoform X1 produces the protein MADEMGLGKTLQCITLMWTLLRQSPECKPEIEKAVVVSPSSLVRNWYNEVEKWLGGRIQPLAIDGGSKEEIDRKLVGFMSQHGLRVPSPILIISYETFRLHAEVLQKGSVGLVICDEGHRLKNSENQTYQALNSLNTPRRVLISGTPIQNDLLEYFSLVHFVNSGILGTAQEFKRHFEMPILKGRDADASEAERHKGEERLKELISIVNRCLIRRTSDILSKYLPVKIEQVVCCRLTPLQTELYKNFLKQAKPVEELKEGKISVSSLSSITSLKKLCNHPALIYDKCVEEEEGFMGALGLFPSGYSTKSVEPQLSGKMLVLDYILAVTKSTSNDKVVLVSNYTQTLDLFEKLCRSRRYLYVRLDGTMSIKKRAKIVERFNSPSSPEFIFMLSSKAGGCGLNLIGANRLVMFDPDWNPANDEQAMARVWRDGQKKMCYIYRLLSTGTIEEKIFQRQTHKKALSSCVVDEEQDVERHFSLGELKELFTLNETTTSDTHDKIKCRRCVNGHQVRPPPDGSDCTSDLSQWHHCADRRGLQDSVLKAAWDAAVTFTFHHHSHEEQRGIP, from the exons ATGGCAGATGAAATGGGGCTGGGCAAAACTCTCCAGTGCATCACACTCATGTGGACGCTTCTCCGGCAAAGCCCGGAGTGCAAGCCTGAAATTGAGAAAGCCGTGGTGGTGTCTCCCTCCAGCCTGGTGAGAAACTGGTACAATGAAGTAGAGAAATGGCTGGGGGGAAGGATCCAGCCACTGGCCATTGATGGAGGCTCCAAAGAAGAGATCGACCGTAAACTAG TTGGCTTTATGAGCCAGCATGGCCTGCGAGTGCCTTCACCCATCCTGATTATCTCCTATGAGACCTTCCGACTGCACGCCGAGGTGCTGCAGAAGGGCAGCGTTGGGCTGGTCATATGTGATGAG GGCCACAGACTGAAGAACTCTGAAAACCAAACTTACCAGGCTCTTAACAGCTTAAATACACCTCGACGAGTCCTTATCTCGGGCACCCCTATTCAGAATGACCTGCTGGAGTATTTCAGCCTGGTGCACTTTGTCAATTCGGGCATCCTGG GAACTGCACAGgaatttaaaagacattttgaaATGCCCATCTTGAAAGGAAGAGATGCAGATGCAAGTGAAGCTGAGCGACACAAGGGAGAAGAGAGGCTTAAAGAGCTGATCAGTATTGTGAACAG GTGTTTAATTCGGAGAACTTCAGACATCCTGTCCAAATACCTGCCAGTGAAGATTGAACAGGTGGTCTGCTGCAG ACTGACACCTCTGCAGACTGAGCTGTACAAGAACTTCCTGAAGCAAGCCAAGCCAGTGGAGGAGCTGAAGGAGGGCAAAATCAGTGTTTCATCTCTCTCTTCCATCACATCCTTGAAGAAGCTCTGTAATC ATCCTGCTCTTATCTATGATAAGTGTGTAGAAGAGGAAGAGGGATTTATGGGAGCCCTGGGTTTGTTCCCTTCTGGCTACAGCACCAAATCCGTGGAGCCCCAGCTCTCAG GAAAGATGCTGGTTTTGGATTACATCCTTGCTGTTACCAAAAGCACCAGTAATGACAAGGTGGTTTTAGTGTCTAACTACACTCAGACACTGGATCTATTTGAAAAGCTCTGCCGGAGCAGAAG GTATCTGTATGTCCGGCTGGATGGCACCATGTCCATTAAAAAGAGAGCGAAGATTGTGGAGCGGTTCAACAGCCCCTCG AGCCCTGAGTTCATCTTCATGTTAAGCAGCAAAGCAGGTGGCTGTGGTTTGAACCTGATTGGGGCCAACAGGCTGGTGATGTTCGACCCTGACTGGAACCCGGCCAATGACGAGCAGGCCATGGCTCGCGTGTGGCGGGATGGCCAGAAGAAGATGTGCTACATCTACCGACTGCTTTCG ACGGGGACCATAGAGGAGAAGATATTCCAGCGCCAGACCCACAAGAAAGCCCTGAGCAGCTGTGTGGTGGATGAAGAGCAGGATGTAGAAAGGCATTTCTCCCTTGGGGAGCTGAAGGAGCTCTTCACGTTGAATGAGACCACCACCAGTGACACCCATGACAA GATCAAGTGTCGCCGCTGTGTGAACGGGCACCAGGTGCGGCCCCCTCCCGACGGCTCCGACTGCACCTCGGACCTGTCCCAGTGGCACCACTGCGCGGACAGGCGGGGGCTGCAGGACTCTGTGCTGAAGGCAGCGTGGGACGCTGCTGTCACCTTCACTTTCCATCATCACTCCCACGAGGAGCAGCGAGGGATTCCCTAA